DNA sequence from the Neomonachus schauinslandi chromosome 16, ASM220157v2, whole genome shotgun sequence genome:
gaggagggggcagttCCCGGGTCAGCGAGGTCCAGCGAAATGTGGGTTCCCTTAGAATGGACCGTCTCTTCTCAGGGAGTGGGACCGGGGTAGACGGGGGAGTTGGGGCACGCGGTGGAGAGGGAGCTGGTGCTGGTTCTGGGGGGGCGAGTGGGGAGGTGGCAACAGGAGGCCGAAGAGTAGGTGAGACTTCTACCTTTAAGGGTTTGGGGGGGTCTTCATCCATAAATCGCCGGGGTGTCTTGATGACTCGGGAGGAGCGGGCACTCACCACAGGCATAATAAACTGCCGGATATTCTTCAGGAAGGTGGTACTTTTGGGGGCCACAGTGGGGCTGTCTTCCAGAGGGCCTCCTGTGATGGTGCTGGGGGCTGGAGTGGGAGGAGAGGTACCCTCCGGCACTGCCCGAGCAGCTTCTCGCTCTGCCCGCTGGCTGGGAGTCAGAGGAGGCCGGCCCCTCTTTCTGGAGCATGTAGCTGGGACCACTGGAGGAGGGGATTCTTCCTGCTCCTCTGGGGCAGGAGgcggtggaggtgatggtgggggcagaggggacactgggggtggtggagggcaaagtggggatgaaggagaagtggaggggggtgggatgggtggaggaggtggagatggtggaggaggtggagatggtggaggaggtggagggggtggaggggctgcaggggctggCGGAGTTGAGGGTGGGGATGGCAGCTttgcctcttccttttcctctgctaGCGTCATCCCTTCTTCAGGTCCAGCTCTCTCTACCTTCTCTTCTCGCTCTTCCTtgtccttctctttttctgtctccttctctccctcctcctccagcttttGCTCCTTTCTCCAGCAGGGGCCCTCTCCCTGTCCAGATCCAACTCTTCCTTGGGGGGCACCCTGCCAGCTTTCCTCATGTTGATCTTGACCCTGACCTGATTCAAGTCCCAAGGACAACTGTCCCATCTTCACTTTTTTGGCCTTTGAAACAAACTTGATCACAAGAGGGAGCCCGCCTCGGCCTCGGCCTCTACCTCCACGGCCTCCTCGCCCGGACTGTCCTCCACGCTTGGGggtcccaggtcctgggccaGGCCCCTCCTTGCACTTCCAGCTGCCAGTTCGATGTTTTACGGGAACCACAGGAGGTGGGGGCTCAGGTTTGGGGATTGTCACAGCTGCTTCTGCCACCACTACTGCTTGTTGCTTCTTCCTGCAGGGGCCTGCTGGCCGTCCTGGGGGCCGTCCCCGAGACCGACGTGGAGTGGAGGGCTCACATGCCCGGCTCcgtggggctgggggtgcctgggccCGCCGGAGAAGCTCAGTCAGTGCCTGCACCATCCGTTCTGTGCCCTCCTCACCCCGTTTCCGGGCAGGAGTCTTTGGGGGGGTAGGAGCGACATCTGCTAGGCGAGGAGGCGGAATGGGGGTCATCTTATGCTTGCGGCCCCGACCTCGGGGGGCTCGACCTAAAAGGAGAATAGGTGTGGGGAGATGGGTCAAGCTAGCCCCGCAGACTGAAGAAGGCACTCCAGGAGGGCGAGTCTGTTTCCCCCACAGCCCAGGCTAGCTTGAGCTTTGAACACAGAACACACTATGTAACTGATGGAGACTCTACTTAAACAGGGAAGAGCTGACATGAAGAGCAAGAATAACATTCCTGTAAAGCTATAGAGGTAGAGTTTCCCCGTCACTCACCTCGCTGGGATCGGAGCGCAGAGCGCAGGGAACTGGGGGCCACATCTTCATCTGAATGAAAACCCTGAAACTCCTGATTTAGGGGaccaggggtggaggggagaaacAGCAGTCAGTGCCAAAGCCCTTGTTCCACCTGAGACTCAGGTATGGAGGTATATCCCCCCAGTTTCCCCCTTAACATACCCCTACCTATTTTAGAGAAAAACTTACGACTGGAAGCTAAGAAGAGTAGaaaagagtctctccctctcatccTAGAGATGGAGGCACAGGGTATTTTGAACCCCCATCCCCTGTACCGGACTACACCAGCACAGCCATCAGTGGTTCGCTGGCCCAGAAGGGAACAGAACTGGATCTTCTCAGGCCAGGCAGTAGACACTACCCTCAGACTCCCTCATCCTCCAATTCAGAAAAAGGTGGGACTACTGTTCACACACTCTCAGGATGCAGTTTCCTCCTGAATGAAGATGGGAATAGGGGCACTCAAgtccgggtgtgtgtgtgtgtgtgtgtgtgtgtgtgtgtgtgtgtgtttcaaatgGTTTACCGTAATAAGCTCTACTCTGAGCCCTCAGGTGACTACAAACTGTCCTAAATAATACAACCCACACCCTCCTGACTTTTCTGAGAGGCTGGGGATAAatcctgagctgaagtcagacctGCTAGAGTTCCCAGTCTCAGCCTTTATCCCATTTTCTTCAGCCTGTGCTCCCAAGAGGAAGCCCTCCATCATGCTACCATCTCTCCACTTTAAGTAAGAGGAATCGGGGTACTGGTGAAACCAGTGATGTGTCAGAGATTATGAGGCCAAGTGGAGCAGCCTACAGATAAGTGCCCAGAGAGCCCTAGCCTGGGTCCACTAAAGCCACGCTGCTGCTGTCAACCACCACTCGTTGGGCATGCAGTACCCATAGCCTTCTCGCTCAAACCTCTACTGCAACAGCTTTGCCAACTACCAAAATCATCAGCCTGGGACACTTCTGCAGGACGTGCCTCAGGCCCAAGTACCCAGATGCAGCCCAGGCTGCTCTATATACTTTCAGAGGCCTTTTTCACGGACAGCTCCGTGCAGCCTATCTCCCCCCAGGCCTATTTCCAGGGCCCCTTCCCTCCGCAGGGGCCCTGAGAACCTCGCTTCTCCACTCCACCCCTCAGGGCCACCCAGACCCTTGGAAGCCCCCGGCCTCCGCCCCGCCCGGCGTTGGGGACGCCTCCGACTGCCTCACCTCATCGTCGGATTCCTCGTCACTGCTCTCCTCCTCGGGCACGCAGCCTCGGCTCaggccccagccccggccccggcccctgCCCCGACCCCGCTGAATGCGCGGGCCGGCCCACAGGCGGCGGAGCCGGCGCAGGCCCCGGCGGAGCCCCAGCAAACGGAGCAGGGCCGTGTCCTCCCCGGGCTCGGCTCCGCCCGGCCCCGCCGCGCTGCCGCCGCGCCGCAGAGCTACCCGCACTCTCTCGGCCCCGCTGCCCCGTCCGccgcggcccccgcccccgccggagCCCCGCGGCCGGCCTGGGAAGCGGCCCCGCGCGGAGCCAGGCCCGGGGCAACtgccgccgcccgccgccgccgccatcttGGCACCGTGAGAGGGgccggggaggcggggggaggggcggcccGTGCGCAgggccgggggggaggggagggagaggtggggcgGGGCGGCTGCGGCTCACGACAGCAACCAGCGCCGCAGCGGGGCTAGCGGGAGCCGGGGGCTGGGCCAGCCACGCGCGGGGCACCACGGGAGCGGGAGTCCGAGGTCAGTCGGCAGTCACCCTTAGACCGCGCCTGAAGAGCATAGACCCCGTGTTGCGGCCAAAGAGGGGTGATGCGCAGGGACCTTCGGGAAATGTAGTCCGGGCGCCTCGCTCCTTCCGCCGGGAGCTGGGGTCGCGAGAGCTGGGGCCGCGAGAGCTGGGACTATAAGGGTCCTAACCGGACCCAGAAAAACCATCTCCGGGGCTGCCGGGACGTGTGGTTCTCGCCCCCAACTCCTCCCATTGTTCTTGGCGAGACCAGGGCACGCATGAACTACCACTCCCAGGGTGCATGGACTTCGGACCCTGGGAATCCTAGAGACACTGGGAAATGAAGTTCGCGATTGCAGGAGGCGTGGAGTGGGAAAGGGGCCGCCGCAAAGGATTAGTCTCAATTGGAGGCGCCACCCGGCTGCCGTTCTGCACAGCATGGAGGGAGGATGCTCGAGAGGCCGCAGCTTTGCGGTCCTTCTGctcaaggagaggaggagggtgtCTGAAAGctcaaggagaggaggagggtggagcACGCGTTCCTCgagcccggggctggggggtCCCAGACTCAGATTCTGCGCACCGTTGCTTGCTGTGGAAGGGGCGAATAACTTGATTTCTCACAGCCTCCGCCAACAGGGCTTGCTGCTAAGCCAGCCTGGACTTCGCGGCCCTCGCGGGCCCCTACCTCTGGGGAAGAACAGGGAGACCCGGGAGATGGAGGTGGCCCCCGCACTGAACAGTGGATGCACAGCCACGAGGGGCCGCCACAGGACAAGGGGCAAggctgccccttccctctcccctgctcacagaCTAAAGTCTGGACTCGGCTTCTGGTCCTGAGAGGGCACaggaaattctttattttgatggAATCGCCAGCCCCGGCACAATTAATTTTAACTCGTGCAAACTTCACTGCCCACACCCCACACGGGCTCGCTGGCCCAGACTTCTGGGGCCCGCGGTCATCTGGGAGAAGGCTTTCAGCGCCTTTCCTGCGGTGCTTCTTGGAGCCGAATTTGCTAGGCTGCCAGTAGCTGCGGTGCTGGGTCAGAAACCTAGCCAGCCCCGTCGGCCCGTCTTTCATTCTTTAATTGTATTGTTGGCTGAAGCCCAAGAAGCTACCAACACCGTCAGGTGGTGGAGGAAGGGGACCCACAGGGAGAGGTCGAGGCCCGGGACGGCCTCGAAGAGGAGGAGTAGAGGAAGGTGGAGCGAATGGTCCATCCAGGTGGGAGCTGGCTCGGCGAGTGGCCGCGCATGTGCGCCTGCatggaggccaggctggggcagcCGGCCCGGCACAGAGGGCAGCGGTAGGGTGCGGCCCCATGCGTCCGCAGGTGCTTGGTCATGGCTGAGAAGTCCCGGGAGCGCTGGGGGCAGAGGCTACAGGAGAAGGGCTTCTCTCCTAGGGCAGGTGGAGGGGGAGGCCGGTAAAGGAAAGAAGGGGGTGAAGGCTGGCGTAGGGGTTGATCTGGGCGACTGGGCAAGGGAATTGTGTGGGAGCCAAGCACACAGAGAAGGACTCAGGACCAGACAGACCGGAGTTTGGAAGGGAGCAGATAATTTGCACTGGGCGGGGAGCCCATACCTGTGTGGACTCGGTAGTGAGTCTCCATCTGATGCTTGAGTGAGAACCTTTTCCCACAGACAGAACAAGAATAGGGCCGAGAccgggcaggtgggggtgggggacgttGTTGGTGGGATGGGCCTGCTGTACTCACATGACCCACACAGGTTGCAAGTGCACCTGTGGGGATAGAGAAGGCaaaggagggcagggctgggaatCCCAGAGCTGGACCACTGGTACTCCCAGACAAGACACTGGGAGCTACAGTGGGGCTGAGGCAAACGTGCCCTCACCCTACTCACCTGTGTGCCTCTGATCAGACTCTTCCATCTCCCCAGGGATGAACTTTGTGGGGCTCTGGGGGAGGGAACCTGGAGGGAGCAGAGTGAAGGAGGTGCCCTACTCAGGCTGGACTCCTGGAGTCCCAGCCTAAGGAAGGAGAGACCATGTTATAGCATTTGTACAGGGCACTGAGGGGCTTACCTGGGGCAGGACTGGAGTTGGCCAACTGGTTCTGGTTCCAGAGACCTTTCTCAGGGTTCAGGGACAGTGGGAtcctggggatggggtggggaagagtTAGCCTTGGCAAAACCCGGGATCCTGGCCAGACCCTTCCAGGAGGGGGAGGTGTCATGAGTCCTCCTCAGGGGCTGGGCTTTGAATTCCCCTGTGATGGAAGCTTCTTGTCCTATCATCAGCTCCGGAAATATACAGTAGAGATAAGAGATGTGGTGCCCTTCTACCCATCACTGCTGCCTCTCCTGAGCCACTCCCTCCCAGCCAGGGAGGTCTTCCGTTAGGCTCTTCACTCACCTCTGGTCCCGAGGCCAGACCTCCTGCCAGGCTCCAGTGATGGGGGTGCTATGGGAGAAGGGAGTGCCATATCTGGGTGGCAACAGCAGGATGCTCCACAGGGCAGGCTGGCCCTCCCCCAACCAAGGGGCCTCAGCCGACCAGGGCCTAGGAATGACGCTTGTTTGGAGGGAACCTGGTGGGGGACGGTGGCCAGAGAACTCCCGCAGACTTTCCTCAGAGCCCCTCGGACTCTCCGTCACCCACATAATCACTTCTTCTTTCCCATCTGTTCCCCCATGGCCAATAGGGGATTGCTTGAGTTTTTCCTTTGATCTCATCTGCTCCCCCGCACCCTCCTGCATTGCCTCTGCTATCTCAGGGGTCTCTCTTGATGGCCTTTGCTCATGCAGTATCTCTCGTTCTCTCCAACCAGCTCTAATAAATTTCTCTGGTCTCTGCTCTCCATGTCCCTCCAGTCCTCTCTCAGAATCCCTTGTGGGGTTCTCTGGCTCCTCCTGATGTTCCTTGAGCCCTGGACCCAGTTCTCTAGCCCTGTCCCGTCGAGCCCTCCTGCATGCCTCTTCCAGGGACTGCACCCCCAAGGTTCTGGCCGCTTCCTCAAGGGGTCCCAGTTCCCCAGGCTGCAGTTCTACACTCTCTCCATAAACAAAGTACAGAAGCTGGGCAAAGGTAGAAGGGCTGATGCCTTTCACCAGAGCCCAGCGGCCCCTGCGGCCCAGCTGCTGGCTCACACCTGCCAGGACCAGGCTGTGGGCAGGGAATTCTTGGCTTTCCACAGTGATCAAGGTATCACATAGTGCTGGCCGGAGCCTGGCTGCTAGCCGTACCAGCCGATCAGAGCCATAGGGGCTAGGCAGTCTTGTCGTCGGGAACAGGGGCATTGTGCCTTGCCTGGGTACCAATCTCAGAGGACCTGAAAGAAAGGCCACAGTGTGGGGTCCATGGTGGAAAGGGGCGGGAGGAGCAGCGTATTCTCAAGCCTGTGGAGGTGAGGGGAGAAAGAGTGAGTTGCTGGTTCAGAGCTCTCTGTGCCCTGAATGGAACAAATAAACTAACCCAAGAGAGGACCCGAGCTTATCTAGAATCATAATGGACCAGGGGGTAGGGGTGACggtgggggtggcaggagaaTGGAAATTAGACCATACCCAGGACTTAAAGAATAAGAACCAGGCCATTAGCAACCATATCAAATAGTGGGTTTAAGGCTAGTATAGATGGGTCCTGCCAATTGGCAGTTTCTGACTTAAAAGAGAGCAGACGCTGATACTTCTGCTACTTTAAGCCCTTCTGCAGGGAAAGACCTTGGAGCAGGCCAGGCTTTCTTCTTTCCAGACAAAGAGATCACCATAAGACCCAGTCAGCCCTGGCAGTTAGGGATGGAGCAAGACACAGCTTCATGGGAGAGTTTTGAAAGCTagttccacccccacccccatccccaccccatcacATTTTGCTGAATAGTCTTGAGAGGCAGAAAGGACAGTAAGACTGAGGTCATAGCTGCAGGAGGGCATGCCCTAAGACATCAATCGATTATTTCCCTACGGCTGAAACTTCTAGAACATGTCCTCAGAGAAGGACCTGGAAGAGAATCCCATCTAGTGGGTTAAGAGAGCAGGTGCAGAAGCCACAGAAGAGAAGGTTCCCATCAAGGATGGACAGAGATTTTGAAGAAAGTTTTGACCCCTGAGGaagtgggagaaaggaaaatgggaacTATATAAGGGCAGGCTATTTTCTTTCCAGATTAGGATAAGGAGatggtttaattttgtttttcataagcCAAAAGCAAAGAATAGAAAGAGCCAACAAGGCAGAAATTTATCACACATGAAAACTACCACACTgacttttaagaagaaaactggGAACCCAGATACTAAGAGACAGACCTAAGTGTCTCAGTGCCCAGTAGGCATATTCCTCAGTGTGGGCTCACCATGAGTAAGGACCCTTGTGGGGAGGATTACTACTTGGACCCCTCAGGGAGAAGGCTACAGGTTGGTAGGAAGTGGACAGAAAAAGGGGTGTAATGGGAGGAAAGTCTCAGCTGGGGAGAAGCAACCACTCACCGGTTGTAGCTTCCTCCTGGACACCGCATGCTCTGAACTGctgttggggctcctggggccCCCCTGGAGCTAGCCCCGCCCCTGACCTCACAGTCTTCCATTGGGTGTCCCAAGTATCAGTCTGTCACAGTCCCCCGAGGGGGTGTGGTTTTATACCCCTGGCTCTGCTTCATCCCTCTAGGAGAGACCACCTCCCCTACTTCCAGATTCAAGACATTCTGCCTCCCTTCCTGTCTCATTTCATTTGTGAACTTCTAGAGTCAAAGAAATTCAtgtgagggggtgcctggctggctctgtttgtagagcatgcaactcttgatcttgggcttgtagtttgagccccatgctgggtgtagagattactttaaatgaataaaataaaaatcaaggagtgcctgggtggctcagttagttgtgcatctgccttcagctcaggtcatgatctcggggtcctgggattgagccctgtgatgcatcaggctccgtgctcagccgggagtctgcgttttcctctctgcccacccccccccccatgcactctctcatgcactctctctgctctctctcaaataaataaataaaaatcttaaaaaaaaaaaagttcatctcaCAACAAGAACCTTGGAATAATCAGACCTGCATTTGAGTCTcatctctgccatttactagttgAGTCACATTGGCCaagtcacctctctgagcctcagttacctCATCCATGAAATAGGGATAACCTTTGCTTACCTCATTTGGAGGTGAGGGTGAAGATGAAACGACATGATGAATGTGAAAGTGGTTTGTCAGTACATAGCATCATTCAAATAGGATTAGTTCTTCTGAGAAGTGTCAgagctctagaagctggaagcaGTTTCTACTACCTCAGAAGTAAAAAGGACTGACACATCTGGATTCAGAGGAGAGAGTGAAGGAGGGCCAAAAGCATGCCTTGTCCTTCCTCTCCCTGACTTAGTACTAGGAAGCCTTAACTGCTCTGTGGAAATGACCCCTGTCATCTGGGCCACCACTGGGGACTGAATGTACAAGTGACTCAGATTCTCCCATCAAGCTCTGAAGGGGGCAACCCCAGAAAGGGCCTGCGGTGGTCTTCGAAGAGAAAACTCCCTTTTCTTGGGTTGATGACAAATGACATTTCCCCGAAATCAGAACTCCGGGGTTTCTTTCACTTCCTGTCAAAAGGGTCGAACTCTCAGGAGATTTCCCCTGTTTTCACACGTTAGCACTCGTTAACCTGGGGAAAGGATGAGGTCTGAAAGACtcaaatttcttttcctgttttttattattccattaacCCTCATCCTGTGgcaattttttcattcattcaacaagcgtAGAGAAATCATTTATGATATGTGCCTGGTGTATCATATATGCCCAATAAATAactggaagataaaaaaaatcaggcattGGTAGGCTGCTCTGGTGACCTGACACAGTCTGGTTCACCCTAGGCTTGTCCTTTACATCCTGGTCCCCTCCTAGACCCAAAACTTTATGTCCCTAAACTCCCGTTTCTCCCTTTGGCTCCAGGACCCCAATATGTTCACACAGCCCCCTACTTTCTCCCTCCAGACTTAACATGCCTTCCCCCTCTACCTCTCGTTCTAGCTTGAGTATAGACAGATGTTAACCCTTCCTAGATCAGGCAGGGTGTGCCAGTGGGTGGGGCTGGTGGAAGGGCAATAatagggtggggagaggggaagatgaCTCAGAGTGAAAGGGAAAATGCAAATGGACAGGCCTTATTCATGTGCTACTTTGAAcgttaaatattttccatttctgagcTTTCTAACTCCTCATACCACCACACCCAGGGACTTATTTGACACCCATATAAAAGGCACTTTGCCTGGACATATAAAAGCACCAATCCCGGGTATGTATGTATACAGAGAAAAACATTCTTTCTTCAACACAGTAATACAGTCCCTGAAGATATGGAATAAGTGGGGAAAATCATGAGAGAGAAACCCCAAGTGTAGAAGAAAAGGTACAGGGGTCTGGAAGATTACATCATCACCCAGTGGCCTTGCTTCCCAGTCCTACTTCATGTGCCTGTGACTCAGCTCCCCCACTGGTATGATTTGCTCATTGATGATCAAAAATATTGGAGACTATGCTCAAAGGGCAGTGTCCTCTATAAGCCAAGTATAGTGACAGGGAGTGTCAGCAGGCTTTCAGGAAACCTAATAGGGAGGAGAAGGGCAAGGGGACTCCccattcagagaacaaaagccccccaagaATGGGAAACCCCATTTTGCCTCCTACTTGGTGTCTACCCCACCTGAGGATATCCTTTTAGAGACTGCCTCCTTAGAGGTATCTCCAGGGTCCTCTACACCTCAGCCCTGAGGCTGGTGATACTCTAGGCCCTTCTCTCTCCGTACATTCTTGACTACACAGCCCAAGCCATCTTGCATTGAGCAGTGACAGCAGAAGCACAAGCAAATAGCACTTTGACTTGGAAGGGTAGGGAAACTGATAACTCTATTCTTGAAAAGTCTCCCATCACAGTCTCAAAAACCTTGTCCACCTTCCACTTCCCAGGATGACTCTGTAGGAATCCCCTGCAGCTGTCTCCTGGGGTGTACCCAGGAAACCATTGGTTCTGAGGACACAAACCTGCATCCTGGGACAGGGTAGAGTGGGTGGGAGAGATTAGGTAGGACATAACCGGGAGGAAGTATGTGGGAAAAAGAGGTATGATTTTTGCCTCTCATTCCCAATACTCATATTactaaataaagtttaaaatcttccatttttaaattctaactGATAGGCATGACCATAAGCTCCTTCATATGCCCCTGCAGGTACAACCCAGCTTGATATAAAAATGTCAACACAGCAATACAAGTATggattctctttaaaaataattaaaactggggcgcctgggtggctcagttggttaagtgtctgcctttggctcaggtcatgatagcagggtcctgggatcgagccctgcatcgggctccctgctcagcaggaagcctgcttctccctcttccactccccctgcttgtgttccttctctctctctctctgtcagataaataaataaaatctttaaaaaaaataagtaataaaaaaataataattaaaactaaaCCATCAGAATAGGCCAACTAGAGGCATGACtatttgttttatgaaaaatCTTCTCCCTTTATCTCACTTATTTTAAATAGTGAGTATTCCAAAGCCAAATTAAACAagatttaatttagaaaaattatatgaacttTCCACTTTTTCCAGGAACACATCTCTTTCTTCAAATTAAGGTAGTTAAATTCCCCCACAGCATTTTATGCAGATAAAGACCAATTATCCAAATCTTACATGAACTTTCAAATGCCTACTCTTCCTAGTTAAGTACATCCAACACATACCAGAGAAGAGACACCATGGAGTAAattagtttctttcttccttaaatcTATGTTTCATATAACTCAAGAACCAGTATAATCATAGCATCTAGGTCATAGAGATCCTATCCTAGCATGTCTTTTGTGGATCAAGTGGAAAAAGAACTAGACTAGAAGTAAAAAAATTTAGGTTCCACTGCATCTTCTCTGTGGGTGGCCTTTTTCTTCAGCCCTAATATGGGGCTAACTCTTCTGAGATCCTCAATTTGCTCATGGGGGCTGTTTTCAAGACCAGTACTGAATGCCAATATTGTGTTAAACCCACTCTGACCCCCTCTgcctgtgtcccccccccccaccttgggcCAAGGATCCTAAGGGCATCTAGGAAGTGCCCACCTGGAACATGTGTCCCCCACTTCTAGGCTGTGCTCTGGTAACTTGGAACCCTGACTTCCTCACCCAAATGGCCCACTTACCGGACCTACCCAGCCCTCAACCCCAGGTCTATACTCAGGAGGACGAACTGTGTGACTGATGTACACACCCCAGGCCCTGGTTGTGTGTGAGGGGCAGGTAGACTGAGCTCAGACATGCAGACTAATGTGCCTTGAAATGTGCACCAACACCAGGTgtgggaagaaaaggggaaatcTTCATTTCTAGTTTGGCCTAGGCCCCATAAATAATACGGAAGCCTGCTTAATTCCAATGGTTCTTAAGGTCGTAGTTTAAGGGGATTgccatcctttttaaaattgtaagctGTGGAATCAACTCTTTACATCAGAAAATTATAGATACTCATACCATTGTGCATGTGAATGACAAGGGATTCATAGACTGAAGCCAGTCCTTGGACAGGTTAAATACTCCTTGTTTATCCTTGTGGCTGCTTTGCATGCCCCCCTGCAACAACATGCATAcagtttttcttatgattttcagGAGCTCAAAACCCCTTGAAATCCACTCATAGAGCACTCCCTTGCATCCCCATCCAAGGTTTAAGAACACTGGGTGTACATGAAAGCACTCTGAAAGCTTTAATACTATGTAGAACTTGAACAGCTGAGTGAAATTAGATATCAACACCCTGCCccataagaataaaaaatcttCTGTAAAGAGAACCTGGGTGATTTCCTAAGGAGCAGGATATCTTACACACCTCTTCCTGTGCTCCAATACACCATCCATCTTATCTTCCCTATGCATCTGGTCCCATTCTTACTGCCTGGTATCTTCTGGGAATGATCAGGGTTTAGGAAAGAGTGGACCAAAAGGCCCTAACATGACCCAATCCTGGTTTTTTCTAGAGTCACATGGCAATAATATTTCATGGAGGGCAAACAACCTCTGAGATTCAGAAACTCCCTCCTCAAGAACCTCCAGAAGACCCTGGGCCTAACC
Encoded proteins:
- the ZBTB32 gene encoding zinc finger and BTB domain-containing protein 32, which translates into the protein MPLFPTTRLPSPYGSDRLVRLAARLRPALCDTLITVESQEFPAHSLVLAGVSQQLGRRGRWALVKGISPSTFAQLLYFVYGESVELQPGELGPLEEAARTLGVQSLEEACRRARRDRARELGPGLKEHQEEPENPTRDSERGLEGHGEQRPEKFIRAGWREREILHEQRPSRETPEIAEAMQEGAGEQMRSKEKLKQSPIGHGGTDGKEEVIMWVTESPRGSEESLREFSGHRPPPGSLQTSVIPRPWSAEAPWLGEGQPALWSILLLPPRYGTPFSHSTPITGAWQEVWPRDQRIPLSLNPEKGLWNQNQLANSSPAPGSLPQSPTKFIPGEMEESDQRHTGALATCVGHVSTAGPSHQQRPPPPPARSRPYSCSVCGKRFSLKHQMETHYRVHTGEKPFSCSLCPQRSRDFSAMTKHLRTHGAAPYRCPLCRAGCPSLASMQAHMRGHSPSQLPPGWTIRSTFLYSSSSRPSRASTSPCGSPSSTT